ACTCGGTTAAAACAATCATATCTGGTGAAAGTTGCCGGGATGAAAATATGATCTCTCCGCTGTGCCAATCAACGCCAGGATCGGTACTGTACTGAATTCTTCCACTGTCATCCAAGAGGTAAATGTAGCCGGGAAAAGTGACATTTGAAAAAATATGTCTTATGGTGTCCATGTTGAGGTCTATTTTGAGAATTTTCTCCCATTTGTCATAAGCTTTGTAATAATTAAGGAGACGGATGACGCTGAAGGTATCTCCACCATCATAAGGGGTGCGTATAAAGAGGGGAATTGAATAACGGGACCGGTTAAGTTCTTGATACCAATCACTTTGCTTGACCTCGTCCGTAAGGTTGTTAACCCCGCCTGAATAGGACAGCGTTGGATTATCGGAATAAAGGGTAATGGCGTATACAGAGTGATAGATTGGCCCGTATTTGTTTAAGAGTCCTCGCAGATATTGATCGTAGACAGCGATATAATCGGCCAACCGGGCATATTCCCGATCCAGGTAGTCATACAGCCGGACATCGGTATACAGGACAGTTGTACTTCCGACTGCTTCATCTACCACCTGGCTAAAATCACTTTGAATTTGCTTAAATGTTAAGGTCACATCTTCCATTTTTTGTTCATAGACCCGTTTCGTAATCACTTGATAAAAAAATAAATTAGTCAACAAAATGGGAATAAACACAGCACAAAGGTAGAGAATCAAAAATTTATTTCTCAATTTCAAATTGTGAAAGCTTAACCGCTTCATGGTATCGCCTACTTTGCTGTCTGCACCCGTTTTGACCTGCCGAGCAGGCGGTTCCGGTAAGCCGTTGGGGTCATTCCTTCCCGCTCCTCAAATTTGGTTACAAAATAATCTACACTTTTAAACCCCACTTTTTCAGCAATTTCGTAGACACGCAAATCTGACTGACGCAACAATCTTTTCGCCTCATTAATGCGAATCTGTAACAAATATTCCTTAAAGTAAACGTCGTATGTCTTCTTAAATAATTGGCCAAGGTAAATGGGATTGAGATAGAACTTATTGGCAATATGCTTTAAACTGATATGCTGATGGTAATTTAAGTCAATATATCTTTTGATTTTTTCAATCTCTCCCCGATGCTTGTTCTGGCGCAATTGATCGATCACCTGCACCGCTTCCTGGACAAAGACCAGGAACAACCGGCGCAGTTCTGTTAACGTGACCTGGCAATCAAGGGACCGCATCAACTGGGATAAAGTTTTCATATTCTGTTCATCCCCGTCCATCGAACGGATGACATTTAACACCCTTTGAATACTGCGCCATAATGATACCCGGACGGCTTCAGGGGCCAGTCGTTGTACTTGAAATTCCCGAAACATCCTGGTAATCGTTTGCTGAGCTTCCTCAAGTCTGTTTTCCTCAATTTGTTCTAACAAGATGGTGTCCCATGAAGTGTCCAACTCTCCATCATTTGATGCATCATGCCGGACATCCTGGAGAAGATCCAACCATTGCTGATGGGTGAGGCAGGTATTCTTTTCTTGCTCCAAGATCTTTGACAGTCTTTCCAAAGCTTGTGTTAATTCTCCTTGTTCAATGGGTTTGAGGAGAAAGTCGTGGACGCCAAAACGGACGGCTTGCTGGGCATATTTAAACTCTCCGTACCCGCTAATGATGATGAATTTGCATGGGTAAACCTGTGACTCTTTTATTCTTTTGATTAAGTTGATGCCATCCATAACGGGCATACAAATATCCGTAATGACCACATCCGGATTTGTGTCCTGTATCATTTGCCAGGCCTGTTCGCCATCTTCCGCCTCGCCACTGATTTTAAAATCATAAGTTTCCCAGTTAATCATCTTTTTCAGGCCCTGTCTAATATAAAATTCATCATCCACCAAGACCACTGTGTGCATGCCTGATCCCCCTTTCACGCCTCTCCTCTTAAGCAAGCGTTTTCATTTTTCAAGACAACCTGTTTTTAGAGCAGATTTTTTGCACTGACAAAGATCACGGTCTTGAGTTCACTATGAAACCGTTCACATGTCGCATGATCATGATATGCGAAGGACCAGATAAAATAGCTGTGAATAGGTGTTGTTACAAATCTTATAAAGCCTCGCACATCGGTCATGATTCAAATGTTGTTACTCTAACCCCTTCTCTTCTTCGTTGTGACGTCAACCCAAACGGCAAGAATTAAAATCAAGCCTTTAACGATATATTGCCAGAAGGCTTCAACGTTCATCATACTCATGCCGTTATCCAGACTAGCCATAATCAATGCTCCAATGACTGCCCCGATAATCGTACCAGTACCACCCATTAAGCTCGTCCCGCCTATGACGGCTGCAGCAATTGCATCAAGTTCTAACATTTGTCCCGCTGAAGAAGTGGCTGCATTCAAACGAGCAGTTAAAACAACCCCGGCCACTGAAGCCATAAAGCCGCTAAGAATAAAGACGGCCATCACACGCCGACGAATATTAATACCGGAAAGACGCGCCGCTTCAGGGTTTCCGCCAATGGCATAAATTTGGCGGCCAAAGGAAGTGTTTTTTGCAATAAACGTGAAAATGAGACCTAGTACTAGTACCAGCATGATCGGCATCGGGATGCCGGCATAGGCGTTCATCGTACCCACAAATAAGATAATGAGCATGCTGATCCCAGCCACTTTTAACAATTCAATCGAATAAGGAGCAACCTCAAAGCCATATTTTATACGTGAACGTCTTTTGTTCAATGTAAAGAGGATAACGGCAACAATTGCCATAGCAGCTAATATCCACCCGAGACTGACCGATAGATATGATTGACCGATGGTTCTAAAACCTTCTGACAATGGTGCAATCGTATTACCCTTGGTGATGCCAAGCAAAATACCCCGAAAGATGAGCATCCCACCTAACGTTACAATAAAAGAAGGTACTGACATGTATGCAACCCAAAACCCTTGCCATATCCCGATAAGTATCCCGAGCCCAATCGCAACAGCTATGCTAAGAAACGGATCAAGGCCGACCCATACGTTTAATACAGCTGCCACACCGCCCGTTAATCCGGCAACCGAACCGACAGATAAATCAATCTGCCCAGATACGATGACCAAAACAACACCGATCGCTAAGATCGCGGTCACAGACATTTGTCTGAATAAATTAGATAGGTTTCGTTCAGATAAAAAAGCTCCATCTGTTAATATTGCAAAAAATAACCATATAGCAACGAGGGCAAAAATCATTGCGTAAGCTCTAATATCCATTTTCATAAAAAACGAAAGTTTGCTGCCGGTCTCTTTATTAACATTGTTTTGTTTAAGCGGCAAGTTCATTTCATTCCCCTCCCGTTGCTGCCTTCATAATTTTTTCTTGCGTGGCCTCATGCTTGGATAATTCTTTAACGATTCTGCCTTCGTTCATCACGAGGATTCGATCACTCATTCCCAATATTTCCGGTAGCTCAGACGAAATCATGATCACAGCGACTCCCTCGTCAACAAGCCGATGCATAATGTTATATATTTCATATTTGGCCCCGATATCGATGCCTCGCGTCGGTTCATCCAGAATGAGCACTTTCGGCCTTGTCATCAACCACTTGCCAAATACTACTTTTTGTTGATTTCCTCCACTTAAGTTGCGCACCTTCGTCTCCAAAGATGGTATCTTGATGCGAAGAGCATCTTTGTAATGTTCACTCGATTTAATTTCCTCATTAAAATTCAACATGAACCAATTTGTAATATTTTTCAAGCTGGATAGCATTATATTTTGTTTAACATCCATATCTAACACTAATCCATAACGCTTTCTATCTTCTGATACGAGTGCCAATCCTTTATTTATCGCATCGTATGGATTTTTGATTTTGACTTCTTTCCCGTCAATTTTAACTTTGCCTTCCCACTTTCCGTGATATCCCCCAAATAAAGCCATCGCCACTTCGGTCCGACCGGCACCCATCAAACCTGAAATACCTAATATTTCACCTTTCCTAGCTTGAAAAGACACGCCTTTGACTACTTCGGTTCCATCCGGCTGGAAAACTCTTAAATTTTCCACTTCTAATACGGTTTCGCCCGGTTCATGTTTTACAGAAGGAAACCGCTCCGTTAATTCACGTCCGACCATCTGAGCAATGACAGTGTCCTCATCTGTTTCCGATATAGGAGTTGTCGAAATTGATTTGCCGTCCCTTAATACAGTAACGGTATCACAGATTTGAAACACTTCATTCAATTTATGTGAAATATAAATACAA
This Caldalkalibacillus uzonensis DNA region includes the following protein-coding sequences:
- a CDS encoding response regulator transcription factor, which produces MHTVVLVDDEFYIRQGLKKMINWETYDFKISGEAEDGEQAWQMIQDTNPDVVITDICMPVMDGINLIKRIKESQVYPCKFIIISGYGEFKYAQQAVRFGVHDFLLKPIEQGELTQALERLSKILEQEKNTCLTHQQWLDLLQDVRHDASNDGELDTSWDTILLEQIEENRLEEAQQTITRMFREFQVQRLAPEAVRVSLWRSIQRVLNVIRSMDGDEQNMKTLSQLMRSLDCQVTLTELRRLFLVFVQEAVQVIDQLRQNKHRGEIEKIKRYIDLNYHQHISLKHIANKFYLNPIYLGQLFKKTYDVYFKEYLLQIRINEAKRLLRQSDLRVYEIAEKVGFKSVDYFVTKFEEREGMTPTAYRNRLLGRSKRVQTAK
- a CDS encoding sugar ABC transporter permease, whose amino-acid sequence is MNLPLKQNNVNKETGSKLSFFMKMDIRAYAMIFALVAIWLFFAILTDGAFLSERNLSNLFRQMSVTAILAIGVVLVIVSGQIDLSVGSVAGLTGGVAAVLNVWVGLDPFLSIAVAIGLGILIGIWQGFWVAYMSVPSFIVTLGGMLIFRGILLGITKGNTIAPLSEGFRTIGQSYLSVSLGWILAAMAIVAVILFTLNKRRSRIKYGFEVAPYSIELLKVAGISMLIILFVGTMNAYAGIPMPIMLVLVLGLIFTFIAKNTSFGRQIYAIGGNPEAARLSGINIRRRVMAVFILSGFMASVAGVVLTARLNAATSSAGQMLELDAIAAAVIGGTSLMGGTGTIIGAVIGALIMASLDNGMSMMNVEAFWQYIVKGLILILAVWVDVTTKKRRG
- a CDS encoding xylose ABC transporter ATP-binding protein, whose amino-acid sequence is MAEYVLEMRNITKEFPGVKALDNVSFKVKKGEIHALCGENGAGKSTLMKVLSGLYPEGIYKGQILIDGIEQKFKNIREAEEAGIAIIYQELALVKQMTVGENIFLGVEPGKYGLINWDELYSETKKWLARVGLKINPMTKVDDLGIGQQQLVEIAKALSKKAKILILDEPTAALTEGEVEILMDILNNLRKEGVTCIYISHKLNEVFQICDTVTVLRDGKSISTTPISETDEDTVIAQMVGRELTERFPSVKHEPGETVLEVENLRVFQPDGTEVVKGVSFQARKGEILGISGLMGAGRTEVAMALFGGYHGKWEGKVKIDGKEVKIKNPYDAINKGLALVSEDRKRYGLVLDMDVKQNIMLSSLKNITNWFMLNFNEEIKSSEHYKDALRIKIPSLETKVRNLSGGNQQKVVFGKWLMTRPKVLILDEPTRGIDIGAKYEIYNIMHRLVDEGVAVIMISSELPEILGMSDRILVMNEGRIVKELSKHEATQEKIMKAATGGE